The Cyanobacteria bacterium GSL.Bin1 genome includes a region encoding these proteins:
- a CDS encoding DUF933 domain-containing protein: MKRGLVRSEGKNYGVQEGDVIEFQFNM; the protein is encoded by the coding sequence TTGAAGAGAGGGCTAGTGCGCTCAGAAGGGAAAAATTATGGGGTGCAAGAAGGAGATGTGATTGAGTTTCAATTTAATATGTAA
- a CDS encoding Uma2 family endonuclease, whose amino-acid sequence MNISTPILENGDRLSRYEFEQYYQKMPHLKKAELIEGKVYMASPLRFEPHAEPHANLIGWLWNYKIATPGVRLGDNATIKLDLDNEPQPDAVLLFDSNRGGQTSIDEEGYIVGAPEMVIEIAASSASIDLYEKKQVYRRNGVKEYLVWRVMEQQLDWFYLQQGNYLSVTPNDKGIVYSQVFPGLWLNQVALIAGEMQQVMMTLQEGLTSKEHQQFLQ is encoded by the coding sequence ATGAATATTTCAACTCCCATTTTAGAAAACGGAGATCGACTTTCCCGTTATGAATTTGAGCAATATTATCAAAAAATGCCTCACCTCAAAAAGGCAGAATTAATCGAAGGAAAAGTTTACATGGCATCTCCTCTCAGATTTGAACCTCATGCTGAACCTCACGCCAATCTAATCGGATGGCTTTGGAACTATAAAATTGCAACACCTGGGGTTCGTTTAGGAGATAACGCCACGATTAAACTAGATTTAGACAATGAACCTCAACCTGATGCTGTTTTGCTCTTTGATTCTAACCGTGGCGGTCAAACTTCCATTGATGAAGAGGGTTATATTGTTGGTGCGCCAGAGATGGTGATCGAAATTGCAGCCAGTAGCGCTTCTATCGATCTCTATGAAAAAAAACAAGTTTATCGTCGTAATGGGGTTAAAGAATATCTAGTGTGGCGAGTGATGGAACAACAGTTGGATTGGTTTTACTTGCAACAAGGAAATTATTTGTCTGTGACTCCTAATGACAAAGGAATTGTTTACAGCCAAGTTTTTCCAGGCTTATGGTTAAATCAAGTCGCTTTAATTGCTGGGGAAATGCAACAGGTCATGATGACGCTACAAGAGGGATTAACCAGTAAAGAACATCAACAATTTTTGCAATGA